In Bacteroidota bacterium, the following proteins share a genomic window:
- a CDS encoding 50S ribosomal protein L10 translates to MKKEEKNIIIESLTEQLNANPNFYLTDVSELTVAKTNILRRSCYGKGVKLLTVKNTLLRKAMENTGRDYSEMFNALKGPTAIMFSEGANVPAKIIKDFRRTNAKPVLKAAFIEQSFYLGDSQLDALVSLKSKNELIADIIALLESPAKNVISALQSSGGKLAGILKTLSEKGE, encoded by the coding sequence ATGAAAAAAGAAGAAAAAAATATAATTATTGAATCATTAACTGAACAGTTAAATGCAAATCCTAATTTCTATTTAACTGACGTTTCTGAGTTAACTGTTGCCAAAACCAATATTTTAAGAAGATCTTGTTATGGAAAGGGTGTTAAACTTTTAACAGTTAAAAATACGCTTTTAAGAAAGGCCATGGAAAATACAGGTCGTGATTATTCAGAAATGTTTAATGCACTTAAAGGACCAACGGCTATTATGTTTAGCGAAGGAGCTAATGTTCCTGCTAAAATCATTAAAGATTTCCGTAGAACAAATGCAAAGCCTGTTTTAAAAGCAGCTTTCATCGAACAATCTTTTTATCTTGGTGATAGCCAACTTGATGCTCTTGTTAGCCTTAAATCTAAAAATGAGCTTATTGCAGATATCATCGCATTACTTGAATCTCCTGCTAAAAATGTTATTTCAGCCCTTCAATCAAGTGGCGGTAAACTTGCAGGAATTCTAAAAACTTTGTCTGAAAAAGGCGAATAA
- the nusG gene encoding transcription termination/antitermination factor NusG, with protein sequence MSEVEKKWYVVRAISGQEKKVKQYIESEISRLGLTDFVSQVLIPTEKIYQIRKGKKVSKERSFFPGYILIEAALTGEIPHIIKNITGVIGFLGARGEEKPVPLRESEVNRILGKVDELAESREELNNPFIVGESVKVVDGPFNSFTGVIEEINDEKKKLKVMVKIFGRKTPLELSFMQVEKE encoded by the coding sequence ATGAGTGAAGTAGAAAAAAAATGGTATGTTGTTCGTGCAATTAGCGGTCAGGAGAAGAAAGTAAAGCAATATATTGAATCTGAAATTAGCCGTTTGGGCCTTACTGATTTTGTTTCCCAGGTTCTTATTCCTACGGAAAAAATTTATCAGATTAGAAAAGGTAAAAAGGTAAGCAAGGAAAGAAGTTTTTTTCCTGGCTATATTCTTATTGAAGCTGCTCTTACAGGTGAAATTCCTCATATAATAAAAAATATTACCGGTGTAATTGGGTTTTTAGGAGCCAGAGGGGAAGAAAAACCAGTGCCTCTTAGAGAATCTGAGGTTAACAGGATTTTAGGAAAAGTTGATGAGCTTGCTGAAAGCAGAGAAGAATTAAATAATCCATTTATCGTTGGGGAATCGGTTAAAGTTGTTGATGGACCTTTTAATAGCTTTACTGGAGTTATTGAGGAAATAAACGATGAAAAGAAGAAGTTAAAAGTAATGGTTAAAATATTTGGAAGAAAAACCCCCTTGGAACTTAGTTTCATGCAGGTTGAGAAGGAGTAA
- a CDS encoding 30S ribosomal protein S21 encodes MIIIPVKEGEAIDKALKKFKKKFEKTGVVKELRERQKFTKPSIKKREQVIKAVYKENMQREEE; translated from the coding sequence ATGATCATTATACCAGTAAAAGAAGGCGAAGCAATCGATAAAGCTTTAAAAAAATTCAAAAAGAAATTTGAGAAAACAGGAGTAGTTAAGGAATTAAGAGAAAGACAAAAATTCACTAAGCCTTCAATAAAAAAACGCGAACAGGTTATTAAAGCTGTGTATAAAGAGAACATGCAAAGAGAAGAAGAATAG
- the rplK gene encoding 50S ribosomal protein L11 produces MAKEIGAVIKLQIKGGAANPAPPIGPALGAKGVNIMEFCKQFNARTQEKAGKVVPVVITVYTDKSFEFITKNPPVPVSLLEAVKTKSGSAEPNRNKIGSVNWDQVKEIAEFKMSDLNCFSVESAMKMVAGTARSMGITVSGEAPFKI; encoded by the coding sequence ATGGCAAAAGAAATAGGAGCAGTAATCAAGCTTCAAATTAAAGGAGGGGCTGCTAATCCTGCACCTCCAATCGGCCCCGCTTTAGGTGCTAAGGGTGTAAACATCATGGAGTTCTGTAAGCAATTTAATGCCAGAACACAAGAGAAAGCCGGTAAAGTTGTTCCCGTGGTTATTACTGTTTATACAGATAAATCATTTGAATTTATTACCAAAAATCCACCTGTTCCGGTTTCCCTTTTAGAAGCTGTGAAAACTAAATCAGGTTCTGCTGAGCCTAACCGTAACAAAATTGGTTCCGTTAATTGGGATCAGGTGAAGGAAATTGCAGAATTTAAAATGTCCGATTTAAACTGTTTTTCAGTTGAATCAGCCATGAAAATGGTGGCCGGCACTGCAAGAAGTATGGGAATAACAGTTTCAGGAGAAGCGCCTTTTAAAATTTAA
- the tuf gene encoding elongation factor Tu, with amino-acid sequence MAKEKFDRSKPHLNIGTIGHVDHGKTTLTAAITTVLASKGLSEMRSFDSIDNAPEEKERGITINTSHVEYSTASRHYAHVDCPGHADYVKNMITGAAQMDGAILVVAATDGPMPQTREHILLARQVGVPKIVVFMNKVDLVDDEELLDLVEMEIRELLSFYDFDGDATPIIRGSALGGLNGDAAWVDKIMDLMDAVDAFIPIPPREVDKPFLMPVEDVFSITGRGTVATGRIETGVINSGEEVTILGMGEAPIKSVVTGVEMFRKILDRGEAGDNVGLLLRGIEKTQIKRGMVIAKPGTITPHTEFKAEVYILKKEEGGRHTPFQNKYRPQFYLRTTDVTGEIFLPEGREMIMPGDNVTISVVLIVPVALNKGLRFAIREGGRTIGAGQVTEIIK; translated from the coding sequence ATGGCTAAAGAAAAATTCGACCGTTCCAAGCCCCACTTGAATATTGGAACTATTGGTCACGTTGACCACGGTAAAACTACCTTAACTGCTGCAATCACTACTGTGCTTGCTTCTAAAGGATTGTCAGAAATGAGATCTTTTGACTCAATTGATAATGCTCCTGAAGAAAAAGAAAGAGGTATTACCATTAATACATCTCACGTAGAATATTCAACTGCAAGCAGGCATTATGCCCACGTTGACTGTCCTGGTCACGCGGATTATGTTAAAAATATGATTACTGGGGCTGCCCAAATGGATGGTGCAATACTTGTTGTTGCTGCTACTGATGGTCCAATGCCTCAAACTAGAGAACATATCCTTTTAGCTCGCCAGGTTGGTGTGCCTAAAATTGTTGTTTTTATGAACAAGGTTGACCTTGTTGATGACGAAGAACTTTTGGATCTTGTTGAAATGGAAATCAGAGAATTACTTTCTTTCTACGATTTTGATGGTGATGCTACTCCTATTATCAGAGGTTCTGCTCTTGGTGGTTTGAATGGTGATGCTGCTTGGGTAGATAAGATTATGGATTTGATGGATGCTGTTGATGCTTTCATTCCAATTCCTCCACGTGAGGTTGATAAGCCTTTCCTTATGCCTGTTGAAGATGTTTTCTCTATCACTGGTAGAGGTACTGTTGCAACTGGTAGAATCGAAACTGGTGTTATTAACTCTGGTGAAGAAGTTACAATTCTTGGTATGGGCGAAGCTCCAATCAAGTCTGTTGTTACTGGGGTTGAAATGTTCAGAAAAATATTAGACAGAGGTGAAGCAGGTGATAACGTTGGTCTTCTTTTAAGAGGTATTGAAAAAACTCAAATTAAAAGAGGTATGGTAATTGCCAAGCCAGGAACTATCACTCCACATACTGAATTCAAAGCAGAGGTTTATATCCTTAAAAAAGAAGAAGGTGGACGTCATACTCCATTCCAGAACAAATACCGTCCTCAGTTCTACTTAAGAACTACTGACGTTACTGGAGAAATCTTTTTGCCTGAAGGTAGAGAAATGATTATGCCTGGTGATAACGTTACTATAAGTGTTGTGCTTATTGTTCCTGTTGCCCTTAACAAAGGTTTAAGATTTGCAATCCGCGAAGGTGGAAGAACAATCGGTGCTGGACAGGTAACTGAAATTATCAAGTAA
- a CDS encoding tyrosine-type recombinase/integrase, producing the protein MAINRFLQYLEFEKRYSAHTITAYKGDLEEFCLFIEHEYAQKDVITANYMQIRSWLVTLIENKLSPRTVTRKISTLKSFYHYLLCHQEISINPMTKILSPKTGKKLPVFVEKEKMETLLNGKEFDNDFEGIRDRLIIELLYCTGMRLSELINIKIKDVDVYNSTVKVLGKRNKERIIPVLNHLNNLIKTYLESTHPTPEENASNLITTVKGKKVYPKLIYRTVNTYLSKITTADKKSPHVLRHTFATHMLNNGSELNAIKELLGHANLSATQVYTHNTIEKLKSIYKQAHPKA; encoded by the coding sequence ATGGCTATTAACCGGTTTCTTCAATATCTCGAATTCGAGAAAAGATATTCAGCCCACACAATTACCGCTTATAAAGGGGATCTTGAGGAATTCTGTTTATTTATTGAACATGAATATGCTCAAAAGGATGTAATTACTGCCAATTACATGCAAATCCGTTCCTGGCTCGTAACCTTAATCGAAAACAAGCTTAGTCCTAGAACCGTTACCAGGAAAATTTCAACACTCAAATCATTTTATCATTATTTATTGTGTCACCAGGAAATTTCCATAAATCCTATGACAAAGATACTTTCACCTAAAACTGGAAAAAAACTTCCTGTTTTTGTAGAAAAGGAGAAAATGGAAACTCTATTGAATGGCAAAGAGTTTGATAATGATTTTGAAGGAATCAGGGATAGGTTAATTATAGAGCTGTTGTATTGCACAGGAATGAGATTAAGCGAGTTGATAAATATTAAAATCAAGGATGTTGATGTTTATAACTCAACAGTTAAAGTGTTAGGGAAAAGAAATAAGGAAAGAATAATACCTGTTTTAAATCATTTGAACAATTTAATCAAAACCTATTTGGAATCTACTCATCCAACTCCTGAGGAAAATGCATCAAATTTAATTACTACTGTAAAAGGTAAAAAAGTTTACCCTAAATTGATTTATAGAACGGTAAATACTTACCTTAGCAAAATTACTACTGCTGATAAGAAGAGTCCGCATGTGTTAAGACATACTTTTGCAACTCATATGCTTAATAACGGATCAGAATTAAATGCAATAAAAGAATTGCTTGGCCATGCAAATTTATCTGCAACCCAGGTATACACACACAACACAATTGAAAAATTAAAATCTATTTATAAACAGGCTCATCCAAAAGCCTAA
- a CDS encoding LysM peptidoglycan-binding domain-containing protein, whose amino-acid sequence MLLLFAASIPSVFSQDDLKTETIEGKKYYMHKVEQGHTLYAISKKYLIEIEDILNENPEASEGLKIDQVLRIPLVKENKKLHKLNNPEIKGNYILHTIEKGQTLYSLSKFYNIALEDIVFENPGVQNEMRIGDVLKIRVNKVENINKESIAPAKEDGWLRHTIHKGETLYSLAKKYGVNIDSISIINNGLPEGLKDGETIRIPVKILPGRNDIIKADTSVIYKYIKEKLKSGKFDEDEQNPGEYNIALLLPLFIQENDGIEKNKRPFEKKILFDQSIVALQFYEGFLLALDSMNKEGLVANIYVYDTAKDSLQLKMVLAKPELKQMDLIIGPLFLSGFVQASKFALENEIHIVSPFIQQNSIIAENPYVSKVVPAPTTQFDQIAEFISEAYPNQNLVLIHNSKLEDKPIVRAFTKKAAAKNLSIKEINYLTSDFKAIQLALSSNKKNILIVPSNDVAFVTDLISKLYFSSTQEKEIIVFGSDSWLDFENLDINYLQKLNTHIATANHVDFDNEKIKNFIGVYREKYLSDPSNYAFQGFDLGYFYLSLLNKYGRYFSQKYVLFTHNGLQLTFNVSKVSEQSGFENKGFSIIRFENYKLVKVN is encoded by the coding sequence TTGCTGCTTTTATTTGCAGCAAGCATTCCCTCCGTTTTCTCCCAGGATGATCTTAAAACAGAAACTATAGAGGGGAAAAAGTATTACATGCATAAAGTGGAGCAGGGGCATACCTTGTATGCGATATCAAAAAAATACTTAATTGAAATTGAAGATATTCTTAATGAAAATCCTGAAGCTTCCGAAGGATTAAAGATTGACCAGGTTTTAAGGATTCCACTGGTTAAAGAAAACAAAAAGCTTCATAAGTTAAACAACCCGGAAATTAAAGGAAATTATATTCTTCATACCATTGAAAAAGGGCAAACTTTATATTCACTTTCTAAATTTTACAATATTGCTTTAGAGGATATAGTTTTTGAAAATCCAGGAGTTCAAAATGAAATGAGAATTGGGGATGTGCTCAAAATCCGTGTGAATAAGGTTGAAAACATTAATAAAGAATCTATTGCTCCCGCTAAAGAAGATGGTTGGCTTCGTCATACTATTCACAAAGGAGAAACCTTGTATTCGCTTGCAAAAAAATATGGTGTAAACATCGATTCAATAAGTATTATCAACAATGGTTTGCCAGAAGGTTTAAAAGATGGTGAGACAATCAGAATACCCGTTAAAATATTACCTGGGCGTAATGATATTATTAAGGCAGACACTTCAGTTATTTATAAATACATTAAGGAAAAATTAAAAAGTGGAAAATTTGATGAAGATGAACAAAACCCGGGTGAATATAATATAGCCTTGCTTCTTCCTTTATTTATTCAGGAAAATGATGGTATAGAGAAAAATAAAAGACCATTTGAAAAAAAAATCCTATTTGACCAATCAATTGTAGCACTCCAATTTTATGAAGGCTTTCTGCTTGCACTTGATTCCATGAATAAAGAAGGGCTTGTGGCTAATATTTATGTTTATGATACTGCAAAGGATTCATTACAATTAAAAATGGTACTTGCAAAACCCGAGCTTAAACAAATGGATTTAATTATAGGCCCATTATTCCTTTCAGGTTTCGTTCAGGCTTCAAAATTTGCACTGGAAAATGAAATTCACATTGTATCACCTTTTATTCAACAGAATTCAATTATTGCTGAAAATCCTTATGTTAGTAAAGTTGTTCCTGCACCTACAACCCAGTTCGATCAAATAGCAGAGTTTATTTCAGAGGCTTATCCCAATCAAAATCTTGTATTGATTCACAACAGTAAATTAGAGGATAAGCCTATTGTTAGAGCGTTCACAAAAAAAGCCGCAGCAAAGAATCTTTCTATAAAAGAAATCAACTATCTAACTTCTGATTTTAAAGCTATTCAACTGGCTTTATCCTCAAATAAGAAAAATATTTTAATTGTTCCATCTAACGATGTTGCCTTTGTTACCGATTTAATCAGTAAACTTTATTTTTCTTCTACTCAGGAGAAAGAAATAATTGTTTTTGGATCAGATTCCTGGCTTGATTTCGAAAATTTGGATATTAATTACCTTCAAAAACTTAATACACATATTGCAACCGCAAATCATGTTGATTTTGATAATGAAAAAATTAAAAATTTTATTGGAGTATATAGGGAAAAATATCTTTCTGATCCTTCTAATTATGCTTTCCAGGGATTTGACCTGGGATATTTTTACTTGTCATTGTTGAATAAATATGGACGGTATTTCTCTCAAAAATACGTGTTATTTACCCATAATGGGCTGCAACTTACTTTCAATGTAAGCAAAGTTTCTGAACAATCAGGTTTTGAAAACAAAGGATTTTCAATTATCCGTTTTGAGAATTACAAGCTGGTTAAAGTAAATTAA
- the raiA gene encoding ribosome-associated translation inhibitor RaiA yields the protein MTRDIQTVNFNAEPELIDFVNEKLTKLHQYFDGIVAIEAYLKLDNNSEEDNKIAEIRVFIPGSDLFAKKKGKSFEEAIDQATDSVKRQVQKHKEKIKGL from the coding sequence ATGACCAGAGACATTCAAACAGTAAATTTTAATGCAGAACCAGAATTAATTGATTTTGTAAATGAAAAATTAACAAAGCTTCATCAATACTTTGATGGAATTGTTGCCATTGAAGCTTATCTTAAGCTTGATAACAACAGTGAGGAAGACAATAAAATTGCTGAGATAAGGGTTTTTATACCCGGCAGTGATTTGTTTGCAAAGAAAAAGGGAAAGTCTTTTGAGGAGGCAATTGATCAGGCAACGGATTCTGTAAAAAGGCAGGTTCAAAAGCACAAAGAAAAAATAAAAGGATTATAA
- the secE gene encoding preprotein translocase subunit SecE — protein sequence MNKIKLYFEDTYSELVNKVTWPSWKELQSSAIIVMVASVIIALIVFAMDKAFGEILRMFYNLF from the coding sequence ATGAATAAAATTAAATTATATTTTGAAGATACATACAGCGAACTGGTTAATAAAGTTACCTGGCCTAGCTGGAAAGAGCTTCAATCAAGCGCAATAATTGTAATGGTTGCATCCGTTATTATTGCTTTAATTGTTTTTGCAATGGATAAGGCCTTCGGGGAAATTCTCCGTATGTTTTATAATTTATTTTAA
- the rplL gene encoding 50S ribosomal protein L7/L12, with the protein MADLKAFAEQLVNLTVKEVSELAQILKDEYGIEPAAAAVVAGPAAGGGGAAVEAEKTSFDVILKAAGGAKLAVVKLVKDLTGLGLKEAKELVDGAPKAVKEGVSKEEAESLKAQLIEAGAEVEIK; encoded by the coding sequence ATGGCAGATTTAAAAGCTTTTGCAGAGCAGTTAGTAAATCTAACAGTAAAAGAGGTAAGTGAATTAGCACAAATATTAAAAGACGAATATGGCATTGAACCAGCTGCTGCTGCAGTTGTTGCAGGTCCTGCTGCCGGTGGTGGTGGTGCTGCCGTTGAAGCTGAGAAAACATCATTTGATGTGATCCTTAAAGCTGCAGGCGGAGCTAAATTAGCCGTTGTTAAACTTGTAAAAGATTTAACCGGCCTAGGTCTTAAAGAAGCTAAAGAATTAGTAGACGGTGCTCCTAAAGCAGTTAAAGAAGGTGTTTCTAAAGAAGAAGCAGAATCTTTAAAGGCTCAGTTAATAGAGGCAGGGGCAGAAGTTGAGATTAAGTAA
- the hemF gene encoding oxygen-dependent coproporphyrinogen oxidase yields the protein MEEKIQVGVWLKQLQDNICKEIEKEDSLAKFKEDKWSRPGGGGGRSRVIENGAIIEKGGVNYSSVFGKLPSNIQKSLKLKEETEFFATGVSIVMHPVNPFVPIIHMNVRYFELDDGSKWFGGGIDLTPHYINVQEARFFHSNLKMECDKHHNSYYAQFKKWADDYFYIQHRNETRGVGGVFFDKLAPNNEFSFQDRFDFIKAIGDSFAPVYTQLMKNNAKKAFTDDHKKWQLIRRGRYVEFNLVYDKGTKFGLETNGRIESILMSLPPVVNWPYNFIPEKDSPEEKTLNLLKKNIDWLNA from the coding sequence ATGGAAGAAAAAATTCAGGTTGGTGTTTGGCTTAAACAGTTGCAGGATAATATTTGTAAGGAAATTGAAAAAGAAGATTCCCTTGCTAAATTTAAGGAAGATAAATGGTCAAGGCCTGGTGGGGGAGGAGGCCGAAGCAGAGTAATTGAAAATGGAGCAATTATTGAAAAGGGAGGAGTTAATTATTCCTCTGTTTTTGGTAAACTTCCTTCCAATATTCAAAAGTCACTTAAGTTAAAAGAGGAAACAGAATTTTTTGCTACAGGTGTTTCAATTGTAATGCACCCTGTAAATCCATTCGTTCCAATTATTCATATGAATGTACGTTATTTTGAGTTAGATGATGGCTCAAAATGGTTCGGAGGTGGAATTGACCTTACACCACATTACATAAATGTACAGGAAGCCAGATTTTTTCATTCTAACCTAAAAATGGAATGTGATAAACACCATAATTCCTATTATGCTCAATTTAAAAAATGGGCAGATGATTATTTCTACATTCAACATCGAAATGAAACTAGAGGGGTAGGAGGTGTTTTTTTTGATAAGCTTGCTCCTAATAATGAATTTTCCTTTCAGGATAGATTTGATTTTATTAAAGCAATTGGAGATTCATTCGCCCCTGTTTATACTCAGTTAATGAAGAATAACGCAAAAAAAGCCTTTACTGATGATCATAAGAAATGGCAGTTAATTCGAAGAGGACGTTATGTTGAATTTAACCTTGTTTATGATAAGGGAACAAAATTTGGTTTGGAAACAAATGGAAGAATTGAATCTATTCTCATGAGCCTACCGCCCGTTGTTAATTGGCCTTATAATTTTATACCTGAAAAAGACAGTCCTGAAGAAAAGACATTAAACCTTTTGAAAAAAAACATAGATTGGCTAAATGCTTAA
- a CDS encoding 50S ribosomal protein L1, with product MAKLTKNQKLALSKMDTQKAYQLSEAASLVKDITTVKFDASVDLNIRLGVDPRKANQMVRGIVTLPHGTGKTIKVLVLCTPDKEAEAKEAGADFVGLDEFIEKIKGGWTDVDVIITTPTVMGKVGALGKILGPRGLMPNPKTGTVTMEVGKAVNDVKAGKIDFKVDKHGIVHASIGKVSFSPDKIMENAHELLQSIIKLKPSAAKGTYVKSIYMSSTMSPGIQIDTKSI from the coding sequence ATGGCTAAGTTGACTAAGAATCAGAAATTGGCACTATCCAAAATGGATACCCAAAAAGCATATCAATTATCAGAGGCAGCTTCCCTGGTTAAAGATATTACCACAGTAAAGTTTGATGCATCAGTAGATCTTAATATCCGTTTAGGTGTTGATCCTCGTAAAGCAAATCAAATGGTTAGAGGTATTGTTACTTTACCTCACGGTACTGGTAAAACTATTAAAGTTCTTGTTTTGTGTACTCCCGATAAAGAAGCAGAAGCTAAAGAAGCGGGCGCTGACTTTGTAGGTCTTGATGAATTTATCGAAAAGATCAAAGGCGGATGGACAGACGTTGATGTTATTATTACCACTCCTACAGTTATGGGTAAAGTTGGTGCATTGGGTAAAATTTTAGGACCAAGAGGTTTGATGCCTAATCCTAAAACAGGTACTGTGACTATGGAAGTTGGAAAGGCGGTTAATGATGTAAAAGCTGGTAAAATCGACTTCAAGGTTGACAAACATGGTATTGTTCACGCATCTATTGGAAAAGTTTCTTTTTCACCTGATAAAATCATGGAAAATGCCCATGAATTGTTACAATCCATCATTAAATTAAAACCTTCAGCTGCTAAAGGTACTTACGTAAAAAGTATCTATATGTCAAGCACTATGAGTCCGGGGATTCAAATTGATACCAAATCAATTTAA